The nucleotide window TTACCTATCATTAGCGCAACAACAGAGACATTTAATGTATGAAAGTAAATGTCTTCAAAGTCAGCTTTTGCATTCATGAGATGCAAGGTTACGTTATCGTCACTCACTAGCGTTTCAACAATATCATCAACAAGAGCTTTAACCTCCCCTACCGCATCTAATGGGCGATTACGGATTTTGGTCATCACAGAACGCATTCGGGCAAGCGAACGTTCGAACTCTTTCTCGCAATGACTTACCCTACGACGGTAAGAGCTTAGAGTTTCGATACGCTCATGCTTATCTTTCCACATTCTTTCCGCTTCAAGACTTACTTGTAAATCAGTATCAAGGTCTTGTTCACTCACATGGTTAGCGGGTAAAGGTGATGTATCGCTTTGGTTCGGGTTTATATAGACGTGCTTAATCCCAAGATGTCGAATTACTTGTACTTGAGCGTCATCTTTGATTTTAAAGCTGTTAAGTAAAAAGGGGTGTTCATTCCATTTTACTGGGAGTCGTACATGTAGACCGGGCTGAATGCGATCTACGGTAATCTTTATGCTGCCCATTTTTATATATAATATTGATCAATAATCTCTATTTATAATTCTAATAAAACCGAGCAGCAATTTCACTATCCAATTTCACAGGTTCAACTTAAAGAATCACAGTGCACCATCCAACGTATGCCGAACTTATCTTCCACTTTGCCAAACCGAGCTCCCCAAAACGTATCCGCTAAAGGTGTCATTATTCGCCCACCTTGCTTCAGATTTTCAAAGATTTGCTCTTGAGTCGCGGTATCCTCAGTAACAAGCGAGAGTGCAAGGTTGTTACCTTCGAGCTCTTTCGCTTTAACACCATCAGACATCATCAGCTTCATACCAAACGCTTCAAACTCAGCATGCATAATCCAATCAGGTTGAGCTCCCTCTATTACTTGTGGCGCATCACTAAAAAGTTGTTTCGATAAAACTACACCGCCAAAACATTTATGATAAAAATCCAATGCTTCGTTACAACGGCCATCAAAAAACAAGTAAGGGGTTACTGTCAGCATATATCTCTCCTCTATTATTCCTTTAAACATAGACAATAGAAGAGAGAATGGTAGGTAACATCATGATTTAAGATGATTAATTTATTAAGGAATCGAATTGTGGAGGGAAACGGTGTGGTTTAGGAATGAAACAACAAGATCTGACTGATTAAAAAAACGTTTCTTCCGTTAAAATAAAGGTCAGCTTTTCTGTTCTCCAGATACAACAAAGCCCCGACCATTTCTGATCAGGGCTTTATCTAAATATGGTACCGGTAGGCGGACTTGAACCGCCACGCCCGAAGGCAACGGATTTTGAATCCGTCGTGTATACCAATTTCACCATACCGGCATTATCTTGGGGCATTGCCCTTTCGATGTCTGGCATTATACGTATGCGAACTGATGTGGCAAGTATAAAAA belongs to Vibrio splendidus and includes:
- a CDS encoding VOC family protein produces the protein MLTVTPYLFFDGRCNEALDFYHKCFGGVVLSKQLFSDAPQVIEGAQPDWIMHAEFEAFGMKLMMSDGVKAKELEGNNLALSLVTEDTATQEQIFENLKQGGRIMTPLADTFWGARFGKVEDKFGIRWMVHCDSLS